One window from the genome of Amycolatopsis sp. NBC_01480 encodes:
- a CDS encoding response regulator transcription factor, whose product MIRVLIADDQEMVRMGFRMILDAQEDIEVVADVADGVSAVSRARELRPDVCLLDIRMPGLDGLEVTRQLAGPDVTDPLKVVVVTTFDLDEYVHTALRNGASGFLLKDAGPALLIEAIRAAERGDALVSPQITVRLLKHFDGGTKRRDIAPPSEPLTARELDVVKAAARGLTNTEIGAELYLSLSTVKTHLASVQGKVGARNRVEIAAWAWRSGVVD is encoded by the coding sequence GTGATCCGGGTACTGATCGCGGACGACCAGGAGATGGTGCGGATGGGCTTCCGCATGATCCTGGACGCCCAGGAGGACATCGAGGTGGTGGCGGACGTCGCCGACGGGGTGTCGGCGGTGTCCCGGGCCCGCGAGCTCCGGCCCGACGTCTGCCTGCTCGACATCCGCATGCCCGGCCTCGACGGGCTGGAGGTGACGCGCCAGCTCGCCGGCCCGGACGTGACCGACCCGCTGAAGGTCGTGGTCGTCACGACGTTCGACCTCGACGAGTACGTGCACACCGCGCTGCGCAACGGCGCGAGCGGCTTCCTGCTCAAGGACGCGGGCCCGGCGCTGCTGATCGAGGCGATCCGCGCGGCCGAGCGCGGTGACGCGCTGGTGTCGCCGCAGATCACCGTCCGGCTGCTGAAGCACTTCGACGGCGGGACCAAACGACGTGACATCGCGCCGCCGTCGGAACCGCTGACCGCCCGGGAGCTGGACGTGGTCAAGGCCGCGGCGCGGGGCCTGACCAACACCGAGATCGGCGCCGAGCTGTACCTCTCGCTCTCGACGGTGAAAACCCACCTGGCCTCGGTGCAGGGCAAGGTCGGCGCGCGCAACCGGGTGGAGATCGCCGCCTGGGCCTGGCGCAGCGGTGTGGTCGACTGA